From the genome of Clostridium sp. BNL1100, one region includes:
- a CDS encoding DUF4352 domain-containing protein — MKRSFLLFFAAVIISALCACESVSNSKDNSLASSSAITTHDSLIDDNIPSVDSDIKKSHKTSVENEDWIIVDKSVTVKGLDYIVNAYKKCDKSELFEADEGRTFLLIDITVKNNSKKTAAISSETMFDLTDRFGTSYNNTSLGALSCLDDENMEQLDRHLAASSEFRGGIAFEIPKVTKGLRLIIQGPAGDGRSPVILY; from the coding sequence ATGAAAAGGAGTTTTTTATTATTTTTTGCTGCCGTTATCATTTCAGCACTATGTGCTTGCGAATCAGTATCAAATTCTAAAGACAATTCATTAGCATCATCATCCGCAATAACTACACATGACAGTTTAATAGACGATAACATACCAAGCGTAGATTCAGACATAAAAAAATCACATAAAACAAGCGTGGAAAACGAGGATTGGATAATAGTAGATAAAAGCGTAACCGTAAAAGGTTTGGATTATATTGTAAATGCATATAAAAAATGCGACAAATCAGAACTATTTGAAGCCGACGAAGGAAGAACTTTTTTGCTGATTGATATTACCGTAAAAAATAATTCAAAGAAAACAGCAGCTATAAGTTCAGAAACAATGTTCGATCTTACAGACAGGTTTGGAACATCCTATAATAATACGTCGCTGGGAGCTCTTTCTTGTCTTGATGATGAAAATATGGAACAACTGGACAGGCATTTAGCGGCATCTTCTGAGTTCAGGGGAGGCATTGCATTTGAAATACCAAAAGTCACAAAAGGCTTGAGACTGATTATTCAAGGGCCCGCAGGAGATGGTCGTTCTCCGGTAATACTCTACTAG
- a CDS encoding DUF4367 domain-containing protein: MSSTKTLQDVLISVAKDTQKNLSSELDRYTYPSHKFSRSYTKRKKLILRSHEEFLPINSFRKRILIPIVIIITILTCAMSVPAIREPVITFIVNVYNEMTDFIIRSDSNEIQVTTNDFRLNYVPENYTLEDTQIAANIKTEAYKDNSGHSFAFTLEYYRKGINFSMDTENAKVTETKIQGLKTVISEKSTGVNIAVFDNKRHQIWNLTGNIDYDVALKIVHNVKIK; the protein is encoded by the coding sequence ATGAGTTCAACAAAGACGTTGCAGGACGTTTTGATATCTGTTGCAAAAGATACCCAAAAAAATTTATCATCTGAATTGGATCGATATACGTACCCTTCGCACAAGTTCTCAAGAAGCTATACAAAACGTAAAAAGCTGATCCTCAGGTCACATGAAGAGTTTTTACCTATTAATAGTTTCAGAAAACGGATTCTCATTCCCATAGTTATCATCATTACTATTTTAACGTGTGCGATGAGTGTTCCTGCAATCCGTGAACCGGTGATTACCTTTATTGTTAACGTTTATAATGAGATGACCGACTTCATTATAAGGTCAGATAGCAACGAAATTCAGGTAACCACCAATGATTTTAGATTGAATTATGTTCCCGAAAATTATACTTTGGAAGATACACAGATAGCTGCAAATATAAAAACAGAGGCCTATAAGGATAATTCAGGCCATAGTTTTGCTTTTACGCTGGAATATTACAGAAAGGGAATAAATTTTTCAATGGATACTGAAAATGCAAAAGTAACCGAAACTAAAATACAAGGCCTGAAAACTGTAATTTCAGAAAAAAGTACCGGTGTAAATATTGCAGTTTTTGATAATAAAAGACATCAAATTTGGAACTTAACAGGAAATATAGATTATGATGTTGCATTAAAAATTGTACATAATGTCAAAATAAAATAA
- the nagZ gene encoding beta-N-acetylhexosaminidase has protein sequence MRKTRYRNRRRKFLTIFIVIFMAALTVVSGYAALLYSRDNHYNRGSDDKDMGVDTSYQTNTATTSTSTPANTSGEPVQESDKLKEQIMSMSLDEKIGQMVIVGIDGYVADEHARQMIEENNVGGFILFKSNIQNSNQMLGLLNSLKSINRANKVPLFLSVDEEGGRVSRLPDEFLKIPSNKTIGKLNNSSVSHQVGSIIGEELKSFGMNMDFAPVLDINSNPKNPVIGDRSFGTAPDLVSKLGIQTMQGLQSQNIIPVVKHFPGHGDTSTDSHVGLPRVNNDLKRLRNFELRPFADAIENGAEAVMVAHILLPKIDPENPASFSRTIISDILRTEMNYDGVVITDDFTMGAIVKNYNIGQAAVKSILAGSDIVLVCHDYDKQKAVISALKNAAQSGQLPLDRIDQSVTRILRLKQEHEITDDPANAVDPKSINDKIRALLK, from the coding sequence GTGCGTAAAACCAGATATAGGAACAGACGCAGAAAGTTTTTAACAATATTTATAGTAATTTTTATGGCAGCCTTAACAGTTGTGTCAGGGTATGCAGCTCTGCTTTACAGTCGTGATAACCACTACAACCGTGGGAGCGACGATAAAGATATGGGGGTAGATACCTCTTATCAAACCAATACTGCGACAACATCTACATCTACACCCGCTAATACTTCAGGGGAACCTGTTCAAGAAAGTGATAAACTTAAGGAACAGATTATGAGTATGAGCCTGGATGAAAAAATCGGTCAGATGGTGATAGTTGGTATAGATGGATATGTGGCAGATGAACATGCAAGGCAAATGATTGAAGAAAATAATGTGGGAGGATTTATCCTCTTTAAAAGTAATATACAGAATTCCAACCAGATGCTTGGATTGTTGAATTCGTTAAAAAGTATAAATCGGGCAAACAAGGTACCTTTATTTCTTTCAGTAGATGAAGAGGGAGGAAGAGTTTCCAGACTCCCCGACGAATTTCTTAAAATTCCTTCAAATAAAACCATCGGTAAACTCAATAACAGTTCTGTGTCACACCAAGTGGGCAGTATAATTGGTGAAGAACTTAAATCCTTTGGAATGAACATGGATTTTGCACCTGTCCTTGACATTAACAGCAATCCAAAGAATCCAGTTATAGGTGACAGATCTTTCGGAACAGCTCCGGATTTGGTGAGTAAACTTGGAATTCAGACCATGCAGGGCTTGCAGTCACAAAACATTATTCCCGTTGTAAAGCATTTTCCCGGTCATGGTGATACGTCGACGGATTCACATGTGGGACTTCCAAGGGTTAATAATGATTTAAAAAGGCTTAGAAACTTTGAGTTAAGACCTTTTGCTGATGCAATAGAAAATGGGGCGGAGGCAGTAATGGTAGCACATATACTGTTACCCAAAATAGATCCTGAAAACCCGGCGTCTTTCTCCAGAACCATCATTTCTGACATACTTAGAACAGAGATGAATTATGATGGGGTTGTTATTACAGATGATTTTACAATGGGGGCAATAGTAAAGAACTATAATATCGGTCAGGCGGCAGTAAAGTCTATACTTGCGGGAAGTGATATAGTCCTAGTGTGCCATGATTATGATAAACAGAAGGCAGTAATTTCTGCTCTGAAAAATGCCGCTCAGTCGGGACAGTTGCCTTTGGACCGGATTGACCAGAGTGTTACAAGGATACTGCGGCTAAAGCAGGAACACGAAATTACTGATGATCCTGCAAATGCAGTAGATCCTAAGTCCATAAATGACAAAATCAGAGCTTTGCTAAAATAG
- a CDS encoding RNA polymerase sigma factor gives MLEFFLSVLETEDERNKFTALYTYYESAMYNVAFSILRDRYLAEDAVHDALLKIINYIPDISDIKCHKTRALIVIIIKSTAIDIYRKRDKQFTNEKTELPEEADTGELPLDHIIADESFNELKMKLNKLNKEYLDIVMLKHLYDLSNNEIADVLCISGDAVRQRLSRAKKAIRKIIEEENK, from the coding sequence TTGCTGGAATTCTTTCTATCAGTTCTGGAGACAGAAGACGAGAGAAATAAATTTACTGCTCTTTATACATATTATGAGAGTGCAATGTACAATGTTGCATTCAGTATTCTCAGGGATCGCTATCTTGCAGAGGACGCTGTACATGATGCACTGTTAAAGATTATAAATTATATTCCTGATATTTCAGATATTAAATGTCACAAAACAAGGGCTTTAATCGTTATTATTATCAAAAGCACGGCCATAGATATTTATCGCAAGCGAGACAAACAGTTTACAAATGAAAAGACTGAGCTGCCCGAGGAGGCTGATACAGGCGAATTACCTCTAGATCATATTATTGCTGACGAAAGTTTTAACGAACTGAAGATGAAACTTAATAAGTTGAATAAGGAGTATCTGGACATTGTTATGCTAAAGCATTTATATGATTTGTCAAACAATGAAATCGCAGATGTCCTATGTATTTCGGGCGACGCTGTACGACAACGTCTAAGTCGGGCTAAAAAGGCCATCAGAAAAATAATTGAGGAGGAAAATAAATGA